One Leishmania infantum JPCM5 genome chromosome 17 DNA window includes the following coding sequences:
- the RAC-B1 gene encoding receptor-type adenylate cyclase b, whose product MYADATHPRRACWCGAGGVSGCVRQRHAYRCSRLLAGVLLIVGALTLAVSTVPAAWAAGAVASSDEPVYLLNAMYSLSDYNAKHAKALWLGIDSALHAVGYTAARGRPIKIIEPDPTDDLSDIVAVVLKALKDYPTLLGVIGPYSDTRLGAVLSSPEIQNSGLMFLGPFTGSSSMRVWNENLYFMRAEPRLEIMAMVKHIANTFRARRTAFMYLTGEQYGSFEHKSLVELMTSLSLDPPAVYSASYSTSTAVNMTAFDAMADTRPQVIIIWGIPAGQAEELLKVVLTDPRTSSAYIMPSFALQQMTFQVYYDLAMAGKLTPVDGQIISSATSFPLTEPASVHLRVFRAQMGEYMVKTGRVDASLWADEAKAVQQYGPWEHEASSSDSAAYVNNFFNEHPCVTQLMIAGWISGSLIAQTLAEENRIANRTAYRQYMFSQQRYIVGEDFVLGDYGGPCNGVAEFLGAVCYCNQGGHSAVLSRLDRAVWTVITESGVSFTQSSCYSDETTLPRPLNFLTLSYTDYPALSRVAFEFQYAIQAFVKYSNFVEREVTFGTVNVTEDTAQPLLAGSLEDETVDMVSSTLVRGVDVDGYLVPSPIHPRPHLVELLRNYVYLMPTLEQQMFVLYAKLSAVRGVTSIGSAVHMILHGYASDEVANITAVLRKSAATFNYDNPTVTAVPSTKTVGSALVRGQINFVLAVTAADVADIVDFLVEEKTSIVVIVFDDLVIQYPTLVTALKSKPASVQARVITFTNLPLWSDTSESAHALNPILRVFHSAMQHPANYTPGLLSNMVTAVFMLQLLSDTPGGNTSAFKKTIYSTGVISSRGLSFGRFQWGCTTTPTDRFCVYHNYGAQGIVMLSVQRMLDPTVPQLSSPMTPTMEYRPRQRSHALTPAQRGGAIAGTALLTVIL is encoded by the coding sequence ATGTACGCGGACGCGACCCATCCGCGCCGTGcttgctggtgcggcgcaggtggcgtGTCCGGCTGTGTGAGGCAGCGACATGCGTACCGATGCTCGCGACTCCTGGCTGGCGTTTTGCTGATTGTCGGCGCGCTGACGCTCGCCGTGTCCACGGTGCCTGCGGCGTGGGCTGCGggtgccgtcgcctcgtCGGATGAGCCTGTGTACCTGCTGAACGCCATGTACTCGTTGAGTGACTACAATGCGAAGCATGCAAAGGCGCTGTGGCTGGGCATCGActccgcgctgcacgcggtcGGCTACACCGCCGCTCGCGGCCGCCCCATCAAGATCATTGAACCGGACCCGACGGACGACCTGTCGGACATCGTAGCTGTCGTGTTGAAGGCGCTCAAAGACTACCCGACGCTTCTTGGCGTGATTGGACCGTACTCTGACACTCGCCTTGGTGCTGTGCTGAGCAGCCCTGAGATTCAGAACAGCGGGCTGATGTTTCTGGGCCCGTTCACCGGGTCCAGTtctatgcgtgtgtggaaCGAGAACTTGTACTTCATGCGCGCGGAGCCACGGCTGGAGATCATGGCAATGGTAAAGCACATAGCCAATACCTtccgcgcacgccgcactgCGTTCATGTATCTGACGGGTGAGCAGTACGGAAGCTTCGAGCACAAGAGTCTTGTGGAGCTGATGACGTCCCTTTCGCTCGACCCGCCGGCTGTGTACTCCGCGTCGTACTCGACGAGCACTGCTGTGAACATGACGGCCTTCGACGCGATGGCGGACACGCGCCCGCAGGTGATCATAATCTGGGGAATACCTGCAGGGCAGGCTGAGGAGCTCCTGAAGGTTGTGCTTACAGACCCGCGTACGTCGTCGGCGTACATCATGCCGTCgtttgcgctgcagcagatgaCATTCCAGGTGTACTACGATCTTGCGATGGCTGGGAAGCTGACGCCTGTAGACGGGCAGATCATTTCGAGCGCCACATCCTTTCCGCTCACGGAACCTGCGTCGGTCCATCTGAGGGTGTTCAGGGCGCAGATGGGCGAGTACATGGTGAAGACCGGCCGCGTGGACGCGAGCCTGTGGGCCGACGAGGCGAAGGCTGTGCAGCAGTACGGCCCGTGGGAGCATgaggcgtcgtcgtcggacTCTGCTGCATACGTGAACAACTTCTTCAACGAGCACCCGTGCGTAACGCAGCTGATGATTGCTGGGTGGATTTCTGGCTCGCTGATCGCGCAGACGCTTGCGGAGGAGAACCGGATCGCGAATCGGACGGCGTACAGACAGTACATGTTCTCTCAGCAGCGCTACATCGTAGGCGAGGACTTTGTTCTTGGTGACTACGGCGGGCCGTGCAACGGTGTTGCCGAGTTTCTGGGCGCCGTGTGCTACTGTAACCAGGGTGGGCACTCCGCGGTCCTTTCGAGGCTTGACAGAGCCGTGTGGACGGTGATTACCGAGTCTGGCGTCAGCTTCACGCAGAGCAGCTGCTACTCCGATGAAACCACCCTCCCGCGGCCGCTGAACTTCCTGACGCTGAGCTACACTGACTACCCCGCTCTTTCGCGTGTAGCGTTTGAGTTTCAGTACGCTATACAGGCGTTTGTGAAGTACAGCAATTTTGTCGAGCGGGAGGTAACGTTCGGCACCGTTAACGTAACGGAGGACACTGCGCAACCGCTACTGGCGGGTAGTCTGGAGGATGAAACTGTCGACATGGTGTCATCCACGCTTGTGAGGGGTGTGGATGTTGATGGGTACTTGGTGCCCTCCCCCATTCACCCTCGGCCACACCTAGTAGAGCTGTTAAGAAACTACGTGTATCTGATGCCAACGCTTGAGCAGCAGATGTTCGTACTGTACGCGAAGCTTTCGGCTGTGAGGGGCGTGACGTCGATCGGCTCGGCCGTGCATATGATCCTGCACGGCTACGCCAGCGATGAGGTAGCGAACATCAccgctgtgctgcgcaagTCTGCTGCGACGTTCAACTACGACAACCCGACTGTGACTGCGGTGCCCTCCACGAAGACTGTTGGGAGTGCGCTTGTTCGCGGGCAGATCAACTTCGTGCTTGCCGTGACAGCTGCGGATGTGGCTGACATTGTCGACTTTCTGGTTGAGGAGAAGACCTCGATTGTTGTGATAGTCTTCGATGACTTGGTGATTCAGTACCCCACGCTTGTCACTGCCCTCAAGTCGAAGCCGGCGTCTGTGCAGGCGCGTGTGATCACGTTCACTAACCTGCCGCTCTGGAGCGACACTTCGGAGAGCGCGCATGCTCTGAACCCTATTCTCAGAGTCTTCCATAGTGCGATGCAGCATCCTGCTAACTATACGCCAGGTTTACTAAGTAACatggtgacggcggtgttTATGCTGCAGCTTCTTTCTGATACGCCGGGCGGGAATACTTCTGCATTCAAGAAGACAATTTACAGCACCGGCGTGATCTCTTCTCGCGGGCTGTCCTTTGGCAGGTTTCAGTGGGGCTGCACAACGACGCCAACGGACAGGTTCTGCGTGTACCACAACTACGGCGCGCAGGGCATCGTGATGCTTTCCGTCCAGCGGATGCTGGACccgacggtgccgcagctgtctTCCCCGATGACGCCTACAATGGAGTATCGGCCGCGCCAGAGATCGCATGCGCTgacacctgcgcagcgcggcggtgccatTGCGGGCACTGCTCTGCTCACTGTCATCTTG
- a CDS encoding elongation factor 1-alpha, translated as MGKDKVHMNLVVVGHVDAGKSTATGHLIYKCGGIDKRTIEKFEKEAAEIGKASFKYAWVLDKLKAERERGITIDIALWKFESPKSVFTIIDAPGHRDFIKNMITGTSQADAAILMIDSTHGGFEAGISKDGQTREHALLAFTLGVKQMVVCCNKMDDKTVTYAQSRYDEISKEVGAYLKRVGYNPEKVRFIPISGWQGDNMIERSDNMPWYKGPTLLDALDMLEPPVRPVDKPLRLPLQDVYKIGGIGTVPVGRVETGIMKPGDVVTFAPANVTTEVKSIEMHHEQLAEAQPGDNVGFNVKNVSVKDIRRGNVCGNSKNDPPKEAADFTAQVIVLNHPGQISNGYAPVLDCHTSHIACRFAEIESKIDRRSGKELEKNPKAIKSGDAAIVKMVPQKPMCVEVFNDYAPLGRFAVRDMRQTVAVGIIKGVNKKEGSGGKVTKAAAKAAKK; from the coding sequence ATGGGCAAGGATAAGGTGCACATGAACCTTGTGGTCGTCGGCCATGTCGACGCCGGCAAGTCCACCGCCACTGGCCACTTGATCTACAAGTGCGGTGGCATCGACAAGCGCACGATCGAGAAGTTCGAGAAGGAGGCCGCCGAGATCGGCAAGGCGTCCTTCAAGTACGCGTGGGTGCTCGACAAGCTgaaggcggagcgcgagcgcggcaTCACGATCGACATTGCGCTGTGGAAGTTCGAGTCGCCCAAGTCCGTGTTCACGATCATCGATGCGCCCGGCCACCGCGACTTCATCAAGAACATGATCACGGGCACGTCGCAGGCGGACGCCGCCATCCTGATGATCGACTCGACGCATGGTGGCTTCGAGGCTGGCATCTCGAAGGACGGCCAGACccgcgagcacgcgctgctTGCCTTCACGCTTGGCGTGAAGCAGATGGTGGTGTGCTGCAACAAGATGGACGACAAGACCGTGACGTACGCGCAGTCGCGCTACGATGAGATCAGCAAGGAGGTGGGCGCGTACCTGAAGCGCGTGGGCTACAACCCGGAGAAGGTGCGCTTCATCCCGATCTCGGGCTGGCAGGGCGACAACATGATCGAGAGGTCGGACAACATGCCGTGGTACAAGGGTCCCACGCTGCTGGACGCGCTCGACATGCTGgagccgccggtgcgcccGGTGGacaagccgctgcgcctgcccCTGCAGGACGTGTACAAGATCGGCGGTATCGGGACTGTGCCCGTGGGCCGCGTGGAGACCGGCATCATGAAGCCGGGCGACGTGGTGACGTTCGCGCCCGCCAACGTGACGACTGAGGTGAAGTCGATCGAGATGCAccacgagcagctggcggaggcgcagcccGGCGACAACGTCGGCTTCAACGTGAAGAACGTGTCGGTGAAGGACATCCGCCGTGGCAACGTGTGCGGCAACTCGAAGAACGACCCGccgaaggaggcggccgacTTCACGGCGCAGGTGATCGTGCTGAACCACCCCGGCCAGATCAGCAACGGCTACGCGCCGGTGCTGGACTGCCACACGAGCCACATTGCGTGCCGCTTCGCGGAAATCGAGTCCAAGATCGACCGCCGCTCCggcaaggagctggagaagaacCCCAAGGCGATCAAGTCTGGCGATGCCGCGATCGTGAAGATGGTGCCGCAGAAGCCGATGTGCGTGGAGGTGTTCAACGACTACGCGCCGCTGGGCCGCTTTGCCGTGCGCGACATGCGGCAGACGGTGGCCGTGGGCATCATCAAGGGCGTGAACAAgaaggagggcagcggcggtaagGTGACCAAGGCGGCCGCGAAGGCTGCGAAGAAGTAA
- a CDS encoding elongation factor 1-alpha, with amino-acid sequence MGKDKVHMNLVVVGHVDAGKSTATGHLIYKCGGIDKRTIEKFEKEAAEIGKASFKYAWVLDKLKAERERGITIDIALWKFESPKSVFTIIDAPGHRDFIKNMITGTSQADAAILMIDSTHGGFEAGISKDGQTREHALLAFTLGVKQMVVCCNKMDDKTVTYAQSRTMRSAGGGRVPEARGLQPGESALHPDLGLAGRQHDREGRTPGRGTRVPPCWTRSTCWSPPVRPVDKPVRLPLQDVYKIGGIGTVPVGRVETGIMKPGDVVTFAPANVTTEVKSIEMHHEQLAEAQPGDNVGFNVKNVSVKDIRRGNVCGNSKNDPPKEAADFTAQVIVLNHPGQISNGYAPVLDCHTSHIACRFAEIESKIDRRSGKELEKNPKAIKSGDAAIVKMVPQKPMCVEVFNDYAPLGRFAVRDMRQTVAVGIIKGVNKKEGSGGKVTKAAAKAAKK; translated from the exons ATGGGCAAGGATAAGGTGCACATGAACCTTGTGGTCGTCGGCCATGTCGACGCCGGCAAGTCCACCGCCACTGGCCACTTGATCTACAAGTGCGGTGGCATCGACAAGCGCACGATCGAGAAGTTCGAGAAGGAGGCCGCCGAGATCGGCAAGGCGTCCTTCAAGTACGCGTGGGTGCTCGACAAGCTgaaggcggagcgcgagcgcggcaTCACGATCGACATTGCGCTGTGGAAGTTCGAGTCGCCCAAGTCCGTGTTCACGATCATCGATGCGCCCGGCCACCGCGACTTCATCAAGAACATGATCACGGGCACGTCGCAGGCGGACGCCGCCATCCTGATGATCGACTCGACGCATGGTGGCTTCGAGGCTGGCATCTCGAAGGACGGCCAGACccgcgagcacgcgctgctTGCCTTCACGCTTGGCGTGAAGCAGATGGTGGTGTGCTGCAACAAGATGGACGACAAGACCGTGACGTACGCGCAGTCGCGC ACGATGAGATCAGCAGGAGGTGGCCGCGTACCTGAAGCGCGTGGGCTACAACCCGGAGAAAGTGCGCTTCATCCCGATCTCGGGCTGGCAGGGCGACAACATGATCGAGAAGGTCGGACACCTGGCCGTGGTACAAGGGTCCCACCCTGCTGGACGCGCTCCACATGCTGGAGCCCGCCGGTGCGCCCCGTGGACAAGCCGGTGCGCCTGCCCCTGCAGGACGTGTACAAGATCGGCGGTATCGGGACTGTGCCCGTGGGCCGCGTGGAGACCGGCATCATGAAGCCGGGCGACGTGGTGACGTTCGCGCCCGCCAACGTGACGACTGAGGTGAAGTCGATCGAGATGCAccacgagcagctggcggaggcgcagcccGGCGACAACGTCGGCTTCAACGTGAAGAACGTGTCGGTGAAGGACATCCGCCGTGGCAACGTGTGCGGCAACTCGAAGAACGACCCGccgaaggaggcggccgacTTCACGGCGCAGGTGATCGTGCTGAACCACCCCGGCCAGATCAGCAACGGCTACGCGCCGGTGCTGGACTGCCACACGAGCCACATTGCGTGCCGCTTCGCGGAAATCGAGTCCAAGATCGACCGCCGCTCCggcaaggagctggagaagaacCCCAAGGCGATCAAGTCTGGCGATGCCGCGATCGTGAAGATGGTGCCGCAGAAGCCGATGTGCGTGGAGGTGTTCAACGACTACGCGCCGCTGGGCCGCTTTGCCGTGCGCGACATGCGGCAGACGGTGGCCGTGGGCATCATCAAGGGCGTGAACAAgaaggagggcagcggcggtaagGTGACCAAGGCGGCCGCGAAGGCTGCGAAGAAGTAA
- a CDS encoding elongation factor 1-alpha translates to MGKDKVHMNLVVVGHVDAGKSTATGHLIYKCGGIDKRTIEKFEKEAAEIGKASFKYAWVLDKLKAERERGITIDIALWKFESPKSVFTIIDAPGHRDFIKNMITGTSQADAAILMIDSTHGGFEAGISKDGQTREHALLAFTLGVKQMVVCCNKMDDKTVTYAQSRYDEISKEVGAYLKRVGYNPEKVRFIPISGWQGDNMIERSDNMPWYKGPTLLDALDMLEPPVRPVDKPLRLPLQDVYKIGGIGTVPVGRVETGIMKPGDVVTFAPANVTTEVKSIEMHHEQLAEAQPGDNVGFNVKNVSVKDIRRGNVCGNSKNDPPKEAADFTAQVIVLNHPGQISNGYAPVLDCHTSHIACRFAEIESKIDRRSGKELEKNPKAIKSGDAAIVKMVPQKPMCVEVFNDYAPLGRFAVRDMRQTVAVGIIKGVNKKEGSGGKVTKAAAKAAKK, encoded by the coding sequence ATGGGCAAGGATAAGGTGCACATGAACCTTGTGGTCGTCGGCCATGTCGACGCCGGCAAGTCCACCGCCACTGGCCACTTGATCTACAAGTGCGGTGGCATCGACAAGCGCACGATCGAGAAGTTCGAGAAGGAGGCCGCCGAGATCGGCAAGGCGTCCTTCAAGTACGCGTGGGTGCTCGACAAGCTgaaggcggagcgcgagcgcggcaTCACGATCGACATTGCGCTGTGGAAGTTCGAGTCGCCCAAGTCCGTGTTCACGATCATCGATGCGCCCGGCCACCGCGACTTCATCAAGAACATGATCACGGGCACGTCGCAGGCGGACGCCGCCATCCTGATGATCGACTCGACGCATGGTGGCTTCGAGGCTGGCATCTCGAAGGACGGCCAGACccgcgagcacgcgctgctTGCCTTCACGCTTGGCGTGAAGCAGATGGTGGTGTGCTGCAACAAGATGGACGACAAGACCGTGACGTACGCGCAGTCGCGCTACGATGAGATCAGCAAGGAGGTGGGCGCGTACCTGAAGCGCGTGGGCTACAACCCGGAGAAGGTGCGCTTCATCCCGATCTCGGGCTGGCAGGGCGACAACATGATCGAGAGGTCGGACAACATGCCGTGGTACAAGGGTCCCACGCTGCTGGACGCGCTCGACATGCTGgagccgccggtgcgcccGGTGGacaagccgctgcgcctgcccCTGCAGGACGTGTACAAGATCGGCGGTATCGGGACTGTGCCCGTGGGCCGCGTGGAGACCGGCATCATGAAGCCGGGCGACGTGGTGACGTTCGCGCCCGCCAACGTGACGACTGAGGTGAAGTCGATCGAGATGCAccacgagcagctggcggaggcgcagcccGGCGACAACGTCGGCTTCAACGTGAAGAACGTGTCGGTAAAGGACATCCGCCGTGGCAACGTGTGCGGCAACTCGAAGAACGACCCGccgaaggaggcggccgacTTCACGGCGCAGGTGATCGTGCTGAACCACCCCGGCCAGATCAGCAACGGCTACGCGCCGGTGCTGGACTGCCACACGAGCCACATTGCGTGCCGCTTCGCGGAAATCGAGTCCAAGATCGACCGCCGCTCCggcaaggagctggagaagaacCCCAAGGCGATCAAGTCTGGCGATGCCGCGATCGTGAAGATGGTGCCGCAGAAGCCGATGTGCGTGGAGGTGTTCAACGACTACGCGCCGCTGGGCCGCTTTGCCGTGCGCGACATGCGGCAGACGGTGGCCGTGGGCATCATCAAGGGCGTGAACAAgaaggagggcagcggcggtaagGTGACCAAGGCGGCCGCGAAGGCTGCGAAGAAGTAA